The DNA segment TCGCCAGAACAAGTCCATCGCGGTGCGCAACGCCGCGTCCTTGTCGAAGCTTCGTGGCCTCCCTCTCACCACTGCCGAACACCTCCTCGCTTGCCTTGCCTTTTCAGGATCAATCACTACATAATAGCTTTTAGTAGCGATCACTACATAAATAACGGAGGCAGATATGGGCTCGCTGAACGACAAGACGGCTCTCGTCACGGGAGGAAGCAGGGGGATCGGTGCCGCGATCGCGACCAGGCTGGCCGCCGAGGGCGCGCGGGTCGCGCTGACCTACAACTCCTCGCCCGGCAAGGCGAACGCGGTGGTGGACCGGATCGTCGCCGACGGAGGCACCGCGATCGCCGTACCGGCCGCGATGGAAGACCCTCAGCAGGTGGAGGCGGCTGTCACGACGACGGTCGAGACGTTCGGCGGCGTCGACATCCTGGTGAACAACGCCGGGATCTTCCGCTACGGCCTGATCGACGAGCTGACCATCGCCGACTACGAGCGCACCATGGCCGTTCACGCGAGGGCGGCGTTCGCTGCCGTGCTGGCGGCGGTCCCGCACCTGGGTCAGGGCGGGCGGATCATCAGCATCGGCAGCAACTTCGCCGACCGGGCTCTCGGCCAGGGGATCAGCCTGTACGCGATGAGCAAGTCGGCCCTCGTCGGGTTCACCAAGGGGCTCGCCCGTGACCTCGGGCCACGCGGAATCACGGCTGTCGTCGTCCACCCCGGTTCCACCGACACCGACATGAACCCCGCCGACTCGGCAGGGGCCGAAGATCAGCGAGCACTCACCGCACTCGGGCACTACGCGACGACGGACGACATCGCGGCCACCGTGGCTCACCTCGCCGGCCCAGCCGGTGCCTACATCACCGGCACCACGATCACCGTCGACGGCGGAGTCAACGCGTGAGCGTTCACAGCCTGACGAGCATCTTGCCCGTGTTGGTTCCGTCGAAGAGGCCGAGAAACGCCCCGGTGGCGGCGTGGATGCCGGAGGCAGTGGTCTCGCGCAACCGCACCTGACCTTCGAGTAGCCAGCGACCGACCTGCGCCTCGAACTCGTCGGTCCGGTCGGCGTAGTCGTACACGACGAATCCGCGCAGGCTCAACCGTTTGCCGACGGCAAGGATCAGGTTGTCGGGGCCAGGTGCCGGACGCGTCTGGTTGTAGCCGGAAATGGCTCCGCACAGCGCGATCCTGCCGAACGGCCGGATCGCGGCGATCGCGGCTCGCAGGTGGTCGCCGCCGACATTGTCGAAGTAGACGTCGATCCCGTCGGGTGCCGCGGCGCGGAGCTGTTCCCGCACGGCGCCGTCGCGGTAGTCGAAAGCCGCGTCGAACCCGAGTTCGTCACGGAGGTAGGCGACCTTGTCGGTGGAACCAGCCGAGCCGATCACCCTGCGCGCTCCGCGCAACCTGGCGAACTGCCCGGCGAGACCGCCGACCGCACCGGCTGCTCCCGAGATGAACACGGTGTCGCCAGGCCGCATGGCGGCCACGTCGAACAGTCCGAAGTAGGCGGTCCTTCCGGGAAGACCGAGTATTCCCAGATATGCCGAAGCCGGAGCGAGCGTCGTATCGACCCGCTGGAAGTCGGCGGATGGCGCGAGCGCGTACTCGCGCCATCCATGGTCGTGCAGCACGGTCGTTCCGACCGGCAGTTCCGGGGCTCCGGAACCGACGACCGTTCCCACCGCGCCACCGTTCATCACAGCCCCGAGCGCGAACGGTTCCACATAGGACTTGGTGTCGATCATCCTGCCGCGCATGTACGGATCCACCGAGAGGTGATCGTTGCGCACGAGAACCTCGCCTTCGCCCGGTTCGGCGATGGGAACGGAGGCGACCTCGAAGTCGTCGGCGACCGGTGTTCCCACCGGCCGCCGGACCAGGCGCACCTCCATACCGTGACTCGGGATCGTCATCCTGTCCTCCGAACGCTCACCGCACTCAACAGTCCGAGGTCGCAGTCGGCGGAGACCGGTCCATCGGTGAGCACGAGACCGTGAGCCGCCGAGCCTGGCAACAACTCGGCGAAACTACCCGCCGCCCCCCGCGAGAACGCGTTCGGGGGAACCAGCGTCGCCTCCCGGCCGCCGCCGTTCAGCGCGTGCGCCCGGTATCCGGCGGAGTCGATGGCGGCTCCGCCGCAGAGCACCCCGGGAACGCCCAGCATGTCCAGCCTGCGCACGATCGACGTGTGCGCGCTTATCACCTCGTCGGCGATGTCGTCGCCGACCTCCGGCTCCCACACCAGCACCCTGCTCGCACCGGCGCCCACGTAAGCCGAGACGAGCTCGGCCAGCACGTCCCCGCAATCAAGCAGGTCGGCCGAGTCCCCGCCGCTTTCCATGGCCGCGGCCATTCCGGCAGGCCCCGTCACCGACGCGGCGACCACGGTGTCCGGGTACAACGCGGCCAGCACCTCGACCAGCTCGACGAGTCCGGCGACCGGGTCGAGAGCAGCCAGCGCGACGTCGACCAGCTCGACATCACCCGCTGTCCGCGCCGCGCGAGCCTCGGCTCCTTGGTCGTGATGGGTCACCACCCAGTCAGGACGCACCAACTCGACGGCGTCGCGCAGCCGGTAGGCCATGGGGACGGCGCCGGACCCTGGTTCGGGCCCAGCGCCTGCCATCCTGGCCGCGACCTCGGAAAGGACGGGCGCGAACAACATCGTCATTCCTCGCCGGTCTCGCCGTCTTGCCAGTCCCACGAACCGAGGTAGCCGAGATGTTCGGGGGGCGATTCCGCCCGCCATGACGCGACGAACTCGTCGTAGCCCTTGCCGCGCGCCAGTCGTGCCGCACGCTCTTCGGCACGAGCCGTCTCGGTCGCCTCGACGTCGACCTCCATCCGCTCCTCGTCCCACACCAGCCGGTAGACCTGGCTCGCCACCTCGGGACTGATCAGTCCACGCCGCAGGTCGAGCATCGCCGCCTCGGGGTCGCGCTCCAGCGGGTCGCCGTAACCGCCGCCGCCGCCGACGCGCTGAATCCAGATGTCGCCCTCGACCCTGGGGTCGGCGGGTTCCATCGGCTCTCCCACCAGGTACTCGCCCTCGATCGGCTGTTCGCTCACCATCGTCGAGGCTTCGTAGGTCAGCCCCTTGCCGCCGTCGAGCAGCCACCGCCGCACCGCGTCGACGCCGCCGGAGGGCCGGATCCTCGTCAGCGGTGTGCAGGAACCGCCGTAGCCGCCGAACATCCCGCCCGTGACGGGGAACCGGCCGCCCATGCTCGTGATGCCGAAGCCGAACATCTGGCTGCCGTAAAGCATGTAGGCCCACTCGACGGACGCCCCGCCACGGAACTTGCCGAAACCGTGGTTGTCGGCCGGAATGCGCCGCCACAGGCCGAGCAACGGCAGTTCGGCCTCCCGCAACTCCATCTCGCCCCAGTCCGACACCGGCGCGAAGATCGGCCCCGCCGCGTGCTCGCCGTCGCGATCGTGGAGCGCTCCGCCGCCTGCCGCGTTCATCTCCGTCGAGACGTTCGCGTTGACCTGCATGTGCTGAGTCAGGCCGCCGTACTGCAAAGTGGGTATCTGCGCGTACCAGGGCGCCATCGGCTTCGCGCCGCCGGGAACCGCGAACATCGCCTTGGTCACCGCCTGGTGCAGCGCCGCGTTCACGGTGAACATCGTCAGCAGGGACAGCGAACTGGGCTGCTCCGGCCCCGCCGTGACAATGGACCCCGGCTCCAGGTCGTAGTCGAGCGCCGCGATGAATCCCGCCGTGCGGGGCAGGTCCCCGTAAAGGAAGTTCATGAACAGGTTGCCGACGATGGCCCTCGTGAAGTGAGCCTGGGCATTGAGCGCGCGATCGATCGATGGCGAGCTGCCCTTGGTGCGGACCGTGAGCTTGTCGCCACGCTTCTCCAACTCGATGGCGACCTTGAAAAGCCGCTCCTCCATCAACGTGTTGTCCCCGAAATGCACGGACCGGTAAACGCCGTCCGGCCAGGCCGCGATGCGGCGCCGCACCTCGGCCTCCGTCGTCTCCAGCACCGAGCGCATGGTCGCGATCAGCAGCTCTGGGGAACGTTCCCCCATGAAGTCGTGCAGCCTGTTCTCGACCGCTCGCGCCGACGCGAGCTTCGACCTGATGTCGGTCAGCCACAACATCGGATCGCGCACCTGGTTCTGGAACAGGTTCACGACGTCGCGGCGAACGATGTAATTCTCGCCGATCTTCATCGGCGGAATCCGGATTCCTTCGCCGTACTTGGTGGTCGCCCGTACCGAGAAACCACCGGGGTCGATCGCGGAGCCGTTCTCGCCCTCGTGGATGATCGCGCCGATCCACGCGATGTGCTCTCCCTTCCAGAACAACGGGATGAGCAACGTGTGGTCGGGATTGTGGGTCCCGCCGTAGTTGGCGTCGTTGTGGTAGAAGACATCCCCTTCGGCGATGCCGACGGTCGGCTCGTCAGCCCAGTAGCGCGCGATGAACTTCGGCACCGACGAGGTCGTCGCGGAGAACATGTTCACGCCGCTCGACGTGGCGACCGCGAAGTCGCCCTCCTTGGTGTAGATGCCGACGATCAGGTCTCCCCACTTCGCCGCGGCCGACGCGCTGATCTGCTGCATCATTTCGATGGAGGACTGCAACACCGCCTCGACCCTGCTCAGTCCCACCGAAAGGTCGGCTGGGTCGGTGATCGCGGCGAGTGCTTCGTTCTCGCGTTCGGTACGCGGCCGCAACCGGTACTCCGCGTTGATCTCGGGGTCCGGCCCGTACATCACCGGCTGGTTGTTCAGCAGGTCGGCGAAGAACTGCTCGGTGCTCGACTCGGCCGTGCTCATGCCTTGCCCTCCTGCCGCATCGTGAAGAAGCCGTACGCGTCCATCTCGCCCGACCACCCCGGCTCAAGCACGATGTTCGTGTTGGCGGCCTCGATGATCGCGGGACCGGTCAGCCGGTGCCCGGGGCCGAGTGCCGCGTAGTCGTAGATCTCGGTCTCCCTCGGTTGCTCCGTCGTGGCCCACCAGCACTCCCGCGATCCCTTGCGGGCGGCGCTGACCGGTCCACCGGCAGGTTCCCTTTCGACCTGCCTCGGCGCTGCCCTCGGAATCCAGGCCCGCAACCGGATGGCGTCGATCGAGATGCCGATCTCCTTTGTCAGCGCCAGATCCCCGAAGCGGTCGCCGTACTCCTCGAAGTACGCCTTGATGACGGCGGCGAGGTCGTCCTGGGTTTCCAGCCTTCGCACGGGGCTCGCGATCGTGATGACGTAGAGCTGGCCCGTCGAGCGCATGTCGAGTTCGACGACCGTCTCGATGTCGCCGGCCCCGTAACCCTGACCCGCGAAGTCCGAAACGGCCCTGTCGTGGAATTCATCCACAATGGAGTTGAAGCTGTCGAAGTCGCTGAACAGCTGCTTGACCAACGGGTTGAACAACACCATCCACGCTGACCGCTCGTAGATGTGCAGCCGTTCCAGACCGGCCGCGCCGGAAGCGGAGAACACCGAGCTGTGCGGCGGAACGACGACCTTGCTCGCGTCGAGTGCCCGTGCGTAGCCACATGCGTGCATCGGGCCACCGCCACCGAAGGAGAACACCGCGAACTCACGGGGATCATAGCCCTTGACGGTGATTCCCTTGAAGATCTCGGCGCCCATCGCCTCGTCGACGACCTTGCGAATGCGCCGGGCTGCCTCGACGACCGGAACGCCGAGGGGTTTGGCGATGCGGCGTTCGATCGCCCGCTCGGCGCGCCTGCGGTCGAGCGGCAGCTTGCCGCCGTGGTAGTTGCCAGGGTCGAGGTAGCCGAGCACGAGGTTCGCGTCGGTGACGGTCGGTTCGGTGCCGCCCTGCCCGTAACAGGCTGGGCCGGGGTTGGAGCCCGCCGACTCGGGGCCGACGGCGATTCCGGTGATCGGATCGACCCTGGCGATGGAACCGCCACCCGCTCCGATCGCGGCGATGTCCATCATCGGGACCTGAACGTGCCAGCGGTCGATGACGGGATTGAAGTCGTAGAAGCGAACCGAACCGCTCACCACGATGCCGACGTCGAACGAGGTTCCGCCCATGTCGGTGGTGACGACCTTGTCGAAACCGTGGCTCTGCGCCAGATGCCGCGATCCGTAAAGGCCGGAAACCGGTCCGGCGTGGACGGTCTGGATCGGCGTCGTCGCGGCGAGGCTTCCCATTCCACCGCTGTTGTGGACGAGCAGCAGCTCGCCCCGGTAGCCACGTCCGCGCAGCTTGTCCCGCAGTGAGGAAAGCCGGTCGGCGGTGAAGCGATGCAGGTAGGCGTTGATCGTCGCCGTCATCGAC comes from the Prauserella marina genome and includes:
- a CDS encoding NADP-dependent oxidoreductase, which gives rise to MTIPSHGMEVRLVRRPVGTPVADDFEVASVPIAEPGEGEVLVRNDHLSVDPYMRGRMIDTKSYVEPFALGAVMNGGAVGTVVGSGAPELPVGTTVLHDHGWREYALAPSADFQRVDTTLAPASAYLGILGLPGRTAYFGLFDVAAMRPGDTVFISGAAGAVGGLAGQFARLRGARRVIGSAGSTDKVAYLRDELGFDAAFDYRDGAVREQLRAAAPDGIDVYFDNVGGDHLRAAIAAIRPFGRIALCGAISGYNQTRPAPGPDNLILAVGKRLSLRGFVVYDYADRTDEFEAQVGRWLLEGQVRLRETTASGIHAATGAFLGLFDGTNTGKMLVRL
- a CDS encoding hydantoinase/oxoprolinase family protein, whose protein sequence is MEINVDIGGTFTDCLATAEDGHIRTAKALTTHHDLSIGFLRAVEDIAAETGLDVDGLLDGTTTIRYATTLGTNALIERAGPRLGLLTTRGHEDTVPIGRCRQWADGLPATATRDLSRAQRPEPLIEPECIAALTERVDSNGNVVMPLDPEEVRERVMDLVDQGVRGFVVCLLNAHLNPEHEKVVRAIVEEEYPNTYLGRFPTILSHEVSQRAGEYGRSMTATINAYLHRFTADRLSSLRDKLRGRGYRGELLLVHNSGGMGSLAATTPIQTVHAGPVSGLYGSRHLAQSHGFDKVVTTDMGGTSFDVGIVVSGSVRFYDFNPVIDRWHVQVPMMDIAAIGAGGGSIARVDPITGIAVGPESAGSNPGPACYGQGGTEPTVTDANLVLGYLDPGNYHGGKLPLDRRRAERAIERRIAKPLGVPVVEAARRIRKVVDEAMGAEIFKGITVKGYDPREFAVFSFGGGGPMHACGYARALDASKVVVPPHSSVFSASGAAGLERLHIYERSAWMVLFNPLVKQLFSDFDSFNSIVDEFHDRAVSDFAGQGYGAGDIETVVELDMRSTGQLYVITIASPVRRLETQDDLAAVIKAYFEEYGDRFGDLALTKEIGISIDAIRLRAWIPRAAPRQVEREPAGGPVSAARKGSRECWWATTEQPRETEIYDYAALGPGHRLTGPAIIEAANTNIVLEPGWSGEMDAYGFFTMRQEGKA
- a CDS encoding hydantoinase B/oxoprolinase family protein yields the protein MSTAESSTEQFFADLLNNQPVMYGPDPEINAEYRLRPRTERENEALAAITDPADLSVGLSRVEAVLQSSIEMMQQISASAAAKWGDLIVGIYTKEGDFAVATSSGVNMFSATTSSVPKFIARYWADEPTVGIAEGDVFYHNDANYGGTHNPDHTLLIPLFWKGEHIAWIGAIIHEGENGSAIDPGGFSVRATTKYGEGIRIPPMKIGENYIVRRDVVNLFQNQVRDPMLWLTDIRSKLASARAVENRLHDFMGERSPELLIATMRSVLETTEAEVRRRIAAWPDGVYRSVHFGDNTLMEERLFKVAIELEKRGDKLTVRTKGSSPSIDRALNAQAHFTRAIVGNLFMNFLYGDLPRTAGFIAALDYDLEPGSIVTAGPEQPSSLSLLTMFTVNAALHQAVTKAMFAVPGGAKPMAPWYAQIPTLQYGGLTQHMQVNANVSTEMNAAGGGALHDRDGEHAAGPIFAPVSDWGEMELREAELPLLGLWRRIPADNHGFGKFRGGASVEWAYMLYGSQMFGFGITSMGGRFPVTGGMFGGYGGSCTPLTRIRPSGGVDAVRRWLLDGGKGLTYEASTMVSEQPIEGEYLVGEPMEPADPRVEGDIWIQRVGGGGGYGDPLERDPEAAMLDLRRGLISPEVASQVYRLVWDEERMEVDVEATETARAEERAARLARGKGYDEFVASWRAESPPEHLGYLGSWDWQDGETGEE
- a CDS encoding SDR family NAD(P)-dependent oxidoreductase, yielding MGSLNDKTALVTGGSRGIGAAIATRLAAEGARVALTYNSSPGKANAVVDRIVADGGTAIAVPAAMEDPQQVEAAVTTTVETFGGVDILVNNAGIFRYGLIDELTIADYERTMAVHARAAFAAVLAAVPHLGQGGRIISIGSNFADRALGQGISLYAMSKSALVGFTKGLARDLGPRGITAVVVHPGSTDTDMNPADSAGAEDQRALTALGHYATTDDIAATVAHLAGPAGAYITGTTITVDGGVNA